Proteins encoded by one window of Palaeococcus ferrophilus DSM 13482:
- a CDS encoding ferritin family protein, with product MNAKELLKGIIHQENELYNLYKLGETFATYERPSLVPHFAWLASEELRHRKTAESFLREKTLGDYPVDYFDSLEIEPYFSDERAEPKSIEDLILEALIREKHAYELYSRLSEILGGTLGELFSMMASEELKHAYRLKVIYEGLL from the coding sequence GTGAACGCAAAGGAGCTTCTGAAGGGCATAATCCACCAGGAGAACGAGCTCTACAACCTCTACAAGCTCGGAGAAACCTTCGCAACCTACGAAAGGCCCTCCCTCGTGCCCCACTTCGCGTGGCTCGCAAGTGAGGAGCTGAGGCACAGGAAGACCGCGGAATCATTCCTCAGAGAGAAGACCCTCGGGGATTATCCCGTGGACTACTTCGATAGCCTGGAAATAGAGCCCTACTTCTCCGACGAGAGGGCAGAGCCGAAGAGCATCGAAGACCTCATTCTCGAGGCCCTCATAAGGGAGAAGCACGCCTACGAGCTCTACAGCAGGCTCTCCGAAATCCTCGGGGGGACCCTCGGGGAGCTCTTCTCAATGATGGCCTCCGAGGAGCTCAAGCACGCCTACAGGCTTAAGGTGATCTACGAGGGGCTCCTCTGA
- a CDS encoding HAD-IIA family hydrolase: MIGIIFDMDGVLYRGKEPVRGAKEVIAFLKARGIPFLFLTNNSTRDPSMYREKLRSMGMDVPEEAILTSGLATRLYMEKHLEPGRVFVVGGEGLRREMERLGWGVIGVEDARDGAWREVKHVVVGLDPHLTYEKLKYATLAIRNGASFVGTNPDTTYPAEEGLYPGAGSILAALEASTDVKPLIIGKPNEAAYEVVREKLSVDELWMVGDRLDTDIAFAKRFGMKAIMVLTGVSTLGDVERSEVKPDLVLPDVGELLSYLEAVL; encoded by the coding sequence ATGATAGGAATCATCTTTGACATGGACGGCGTTCTCTATCGGGGGAAAGAGCCCGTCAGGGGCGCCAAGGAGGTTATAGCCTTTCTGAAGGCCAGAGGAATTCCCTTCCTGTTCCTCACGAACAACTCCACGAGAGACCCCTCCATGTACAGGGAGAAGCTGCGCTCCATGGGGATGGACGTCCCGGAGGAGGCCATACTAACCTCGGGCCTCGCGACGAGGCTCTACATGGAGAAGCACCTCGAGCCCGGAAGGGTGTTCGTCGTGGGGGGCGAAGGACTCAGGAGGGAGATGGAGAGGCTCGGCTGGGGCGTGATTGGGGTTGAAGATGCAAGGGACGGTGCATGGCGTGAAGTGAAACACGTCGTGGTCGGCCTTGATCCCCACCTTACTTACGAGAAGCTCAAGTACGCGACGCTGGCCATAAGGAACGGGGCGAGCTTTGTAGGCACGAACCCGGACACAACTTATCCGGCCGAGGAGGGCCTCTACCCTGGGGCCGGTTCCATTCTGGCGGCCCTCGAGGCCTCGACGGACGTTAAGCCCCTCATCATCGGCAAACCCAATGAGGCGGCCTATGAGGTCGTCAGGGAGAAGCTGAGCGTTGATGAGCTCTGGATGGTTGGAGACAGGCTCGATACCGACATTGCCTTCGCCAAACGCTTCGGCATGAAGGCCATCATGGTTCTCACAGGCGTAAGTACCTTGGGCGATGTGGAGCGCTCCGAGGTTAAGCCCGACCTCGTGCTCCCTGACGTTGGGGAACTCCTAAGCTACCTGGAGGCGGTGCTGTGA
- a CDS encoding CalY family protein: protein MCMRKFLVVLLVGIMVGTLGAHYGGALFSDVATSKGNELSTGDFDVRISRDGSRFYDEVKLFEFGNLKPGDEEEVTFHVKNAGDVPFSSLKLAFEVEDFEEDYSDLEASVDGTADVGELSGKVVVNALKVVKEGQVFEVDGVNGKTLKELNGTWIDLPGLPLGPGERMEIKALLRLVDSAGNECLTDRMEVTLRVYASQ, encoded by the coding sequence ATGTGCATGAGGAAGTTCCTCGTGGTTCTTTTAGTGGGAATTATGGTGGGGACTTTAGGTGCCCACTACGGGGGAGCGCTCTTCAGCGACGTGGCGACCTCAAAGGGCAACGAGCTCTCCACGGGAGACTTCGACGTCAGGATAAGCAGGGACGGGAGCAGGTTCTACGATGAGGTCAAGCTCTTTGAGTTCGGGAACCTGAAGCCGGGGGACGAGGAGGAGGTTACATTCCACGTTAAGAACGCCGGGGATGTTCCGTTCTCCTCTCTAAAGCTGGCCTTTGAGGTTGAGGACTTCGAGGAGGACTACAGCGACCTTGAGGCCTCCGTGGACGGAACAGCGGATGTCGGCGAGCTGAGCGGAAAGGTCGTGGTAAATGCCCTCAAGGTGGTGAAGGAGGGTCAGGTTTTCGAGGTTGATGGCGTTAATGGAAAAACCCTGAAGGAGCTCAACGGCACGTGGATTGACCTCCCGGGCCTGCCCCTTGGCCCCGGTGAGCGGATGGAGATAAAAGCCCTCTTGAGGCTTGTGGATTCAGCGGGCAACGAGTGCCTCACCGACAGGATGGAGGTGACGTTGAGAGTCTACGCGAGCCAGTAG